The genomic stretch ATAATTGGTATTACGCTAATTCTAGGACTTAAAGGACTATTTAGAGGCTTAATAAAAGAAGTTTTTGGAATTATTGGAATTATTGGTGCAATTTTTGTAGCATCAAGAACAGCAGCTGATATTGGTAATTTAATAGCACCATTTTTAGCACTTGAAAACCAAACTACGATTAATTTAATTGGTTTTATTGTTGGCTTAATTGGTTTTTGGCTTATTGTTTACGTATTAGGAATAATTGTTAGTAAAATATTCTCAGCTAGTGGATTGGGTGTATTTGATAGAATTTTTGGATTTATATTTGGTGCTGCAAAAGTGTTTTTAATTTTTTCAGTTATTGCTTATGCTTTATATCAAGTACAATCTTTCAAAAAAGCAATTGATGATAAAACTTCAAATTCTATGGTTATCCCTCATTTAATAAGTGTTGGTTCTTATATTATTAAACTTGACACAAGTTCAATTACTACAAATATTGAGAAAACTGTTGATACTGTTGTAGATAGTGCAAAGAAAGCTAGTTCTGGTGAGAATTCTTCTGTAAAAGAGATTAAAAATAATATTAAAGAAACTAAAAAAGAAATTTCAAATAGCGTAGAAAACACTATAAATGATGTTAAAAAATCTGTTCAAGAAGAAGTAGTAAAAGAAGTTGAAGATTCAGTTTCAAATACCAAAAATATAACAGAAGAACAAATTAATACAGTAAAAGAAAAATTACAAAGCATAGTAAATAAAACAGAAGAAAATAAATAAAGGAATCTTACATTGTTCGAAAATAAATATATACAACAAAGAATAGAAAAAGCAGAGAAATTAAGAGAAGCAGGGATTAATCCTTATTCAAATGAATGTTCAAGAAACACAACAATTGGAAAATTTATCAATGTTAATAGTGATATTTTTCAAATAGAAGATAAAAGAGATGAAAAAAGAAACTATACAGTAGCTGGAAGAATTAAATTCTTCAGACTTATGGGAAAAGCCTCTTTCTTAAAAATTGAAGATGAATCAGGTCTTTTACAAATATATGTAAGTAGAGATAATCTACCTGAAGGTTTTTATAATGAAACTTTCAAAAAAACTGTAGAAGTTGGTGATATTATTGAAGTATCTGGATTTCCATTTGTTACAGGCAAAGGTGAACTTTCATTACATGTTGATGGTTTAAAAATTTTAACTAAATCAATTTCACCATTACCTGAAAAATATCATGGAATTCAAGATAAAGAACTTAGATATAGACAGAGATATTTAGATTTAATTATGAATAGTGAAGTTCGTAAGACTTTCCATATTAGATCAAGAGTAATTTCATTAACAAGAAGATTC from Poseidonibacter antarcticus encodes the following:
- a CDS encoding CvpA family protein encodes the protein MQDLNIFDIVIIGITLILGLKGLFRGLIKEVFGIIGIIGAIFVASRTAADIGNLIAPFLALENQTTINLIGFIVGLIGFWLIVYVLGIIVSKIFSASGLGVFDRIFGFIFGAAKVFLIFSVIAYALYQVQSFKKAIDDKTSNSMVIPHLISVGSYIIKLDTSSITTNIEKTVDTVVDSAKKASSGENSSVKEIKNNIKETKKEISNSVENTINDVKKSVQEEVVKEVEDSVSNTKNITEEQINTVKEKLQSIVNKTEENK